A single region of the Lotus japonicus ecotype B-129 chromosome 4, LjGifu_v1.2 genome encodes:
- the LOC130710220 gene encoding uncharacterized protein LOC130710220 — protein sequence MPPSPAFRCSPGSQPRSESHKRGRSLESGLVLREKDDDLALFNEMQSRESDNFLLQSSDDLEDTFSTKLRNFSDIKLGISIPARGETNDLLIADGDKNDYDWLLTPPDTPLFPSLDDEPQQINIVSRGRPLSKPISISRSSTMERSYRSSRGSASPNRLSPSPRSGNNTLQSRGSSSSAPSSSPTQNLQHATHSRRSSTPPTKPITPGPRSSTPTPRRISTGSSGPAVSPGNRGTSPAKTSGPTVSPGNRGISPVKTSRGNSASPKIRAWQTNIPGFPSEAPPNLRTSLADRPASYVRGSSPASRNGRSRQSMSPTPSRSSSSFHNHDRDQYSSHSKGSVVSSGDDDQDSPQSIPVSSLDRLGSRRGGSVSSSKTPLNSKKSARAMSPSSAPKRSFDSALRQMDRKIPQNMFRPLLSSVPSTTLYAGKSNSAQRSLVSRNSSVTTSSNTSSDHGTSFAPDTEGGDHNQDDVASETGKISYTDIHEEIFSFDKTDLLNAQIEHEIDDESVDILHNNPRSPMIALGLTESEDSVYHGIDTKFIESLETSGGTGDISLTDSFKNTEMCSHCGSQYEVTDPAEKDVRLCPECSRKNTLLRHVISETTSAVSRDSAVISSNEPAEGKPLAETEELTVLSELPQETDLSNIRLSLGNLDAEESQTLSIEFIQDHSQQSPLPSPLVERSGEMPTKQLEVDQSGADHKSDNHSDDQKLFHSNLKADLLEGTGISVLLKRSSSSKGPVVQTRTFTATTISYDDLSFARSSINSIRSSTRHGSSSASSSVDFSSARHSEFRVQRQSSGRKLDTDCGYDIRIRPPSPGSSFSGASHNSHHGLGLATQDTSINTECGNPEEIPLNLRQMEASENAVTDVIGASSMGLMVGEEDKPEYHHGRVTDACSSESVSQATGVQPDDNSVASFPNPGDCISYDNIEDHTKNASNVSNIETSVKDPDSPFDEKHDKESSHVDGVDALVTTSTSRIEESEIEGENCCRNNTGVVDDDPSLVSKSTVYDSQEPSFSNDCLTASVSELNAPEHSHGIEESTVTVECQSGGGNTRSLTLEEATDTILFCSSIIHDLAYQAATIAMEKEHLDEPLEGSEPTVTILGKTNSNRKYSPRRTAGKRTAKPQKARPRGAVETDVKPTSPETENDENKDESLTRNVGLPNKVDSNIKLPNKLESKCNCVIM from the exons ATGGTGACAAGAATGACTATGATTG GCTATTGACACCCCCAGACACGCCACTTTTTCCTTCATTGGATGATGAGCCACAACAAATAAACATTGTAAGCAGAGGAAGACCTCTGAGTAAACCCATTTCCATATCAAGATCTTCTACG ATGGAGAGAAGTTACAGAAGCAGTAGGGGTAGTGCAAGTCCAAATCGCTTAAGTCCATCTCCTCGTTCGGGAAATAATACATTGCAGTCAAGGGGGAGTTCTTCATCTGCACCAAGTTCTAGTCCAACTCAAAATTTACAGCATGCTACTCATTCAAGAAGGTCTTCTACGCCTCCAACTAAGCCCATTACACCTGGTCCCAGGTCTTCCACTCCTACTCCTCGCCGAATCAGCACTGGCTCCAGTGGTCCTGCAGTCTCACCAGGGAATAGGGGAACTTCCCCTGCTAAGACCAGCGGTCCTACAGTCTCACCAGGGAATAGGGGAATTTCCCCTGTTAAGACAAGTCGTGGAAATTCTGCTTCACCAAAGATAAGGGCATGGCAAACTAATATTCCTGGTTTCCCTTCTGAAGCTCCTCCTAATCTTCGTACTTCTTTGGCTGATCGACCAGCATCATATGTGAGGGGTTCGTCTCCAGCATCCAGAAATGGTAGGAGTAGGCAATCAATGTCTCCCACTCCTTCCAGGAGCAGCAGCTCTTTTCACAATCATGATCGAGACCAATATAGCTCACACAGCAAAGGCTCCGTCGTATCATCTGGTGATGATGATCAAGACTCTCCTCAGTCCATCCCAGTGAGTAGTTTAGACAGATTGGGTTCTAGAAGAGGTGGTTCCGTTTCAAGCAGCAAAACTCCCTTGAATTCCAAGAAATCAGCCAGGGCGATGTCTCCAAGTTCTGCTCCTAAAagatcttttgactctgctctCCGGCAAATG GATAGAAAAATTCCTCAGAACATGTTCAGGCCACTTTTATCAAGTGTGCCAAGCACAACCTTATATGCTGGAAAATCAAATTCTGCACAACGTTCCCTGGTATCTAGGAATTCCTCTGTTACAACAAGCAGCAATACAAGCTCTGATCATGGCACAAGTTTTGCACCGGATACTGAAGGGGGTGACCATAATCAAGATGATGTGGCAAGTGAAACTGGGAAGATATCATATACTGATATTCATGAAGAAATATTTTCCTTTGATAAAACTGATTTATTGAATGCACAAATTGAGcatgagattgatgatgaatcagttgatatcttgcacaataATCCTAGAAGCCCTATGATTGCTTTAGGCCTTACTGAATCTGAAGATTCTGTTTATCATGGTATCGACACAAAATTCATTGAAAGTTTAGAAACTTCCGGTGGCACAGGGGACATTTCTCTGACTGATAGTTTTAAGAACACGGAAATGTGTTCTCATTGTGGTAGTCAATATGAGGTTACTGATCCAGCTGAAAAAGATGTTAGGCTTTGTCCAGAATGCAGCAGGAAAAACACATTGTTGAGACATGTAATCTCAGAGACAACTTCTGCAGTGTCCAGAGACTCTGCAGTGATTTCTTCAAACGAACCTGCAGAAGGAAAACCATTAGCTGAAACAGAGGAACTAACCGTTTTGTCTGAACTGCCTCAAGAGACTGATTTGAGCaacatcaggctttctcttggCAATCTGGATGCTGAGGAAAGTCAAACTTTGTCCATTGAGTTTATTCAGGATCACTCACAACAAAGTCCTCTTCCGAGTCCACTTGTGGAGAGAAGTGGCGAGATGCCTACCAAACAGCTAGAGGTGGACCAGTCGGGGGCTGATCACAAGTCAGATAATCATTCGGATGATCAGAAATTGtttcattcaaatttgaaagCAGACCTCTTGGAAGGCACTGGCATTTCCGTACTGCTCAAACGGTCAAGCAGCAGCAAAGGACCTGTAGTTCAGACAAGAACTTTCACTGCTACTACCATATCTTATGATGATCTTTCTTTTGCGAGAAGCAGCATTAACAGCATTAGAAGTTCCACTAGGCATGGGAGTTCTTCTGCCTCATCATCTGTTGATTTCAGCTCAGCTAGACATTCTGAGTTTCGTGTCCAACGGCAGTCAAGTGGCAGGAAATTGGATACAGACTGTGGATATGACATTAGGATCAGGCCTCCAAGCCCTGGTTCATCTTTTTCTGGAGCATCTCACAATTCTCACCATGGATTAGGTCTTGCAACACAAGACACTTCTATCAATACAGAGTGTGGTAATCCAGAGGAGATACCCCTGAATCTACGACAAATGGAAGCTTCAGAAAATGCAGTGACAGACGTAATTGGTGCTTCTTCTATGGGTTTAATGGTCGGCGAGGAAGATAAACCTGAATATCATCATGGTAGAGTAACTGATGCTTGTAGCTCAGAATCAGTAAGCCAGGCTACTGGTGTTCAGCCTGACGACAATTCAGTGGCATCATTTCCAAATCCTGGGGATTGTATTTCATATGACAATATTGAAGATCATACAAAAAATGCAAGCAATGTCTCAAATATAGAAACATCAGTTAAGGATCCAGATTCACCCTTTGATGAGAAACATGATAAGGAGAGCTCTCATGTTGATGGAGTGGATGCTTTGGTAACTACCAGTACTTCTAGAATTGAAGAATCAGAAATAGAAGGGGAAAACTGTTGTCGGAATAATACTGGTGTGGTGGATGATGATCCATCACTAGTATCAAAGAGCACTGTCTATGACTCTCAGGAGCCAAGTTTTTCCAATGATTGTCTTACAGCTTCTGTTTCTGAGCTCAATGCCCCTGAGCACTCTCATGGCATAG AGGAATCCACAGTTACAGTGGAGTGTCAAAGTGGAGGAGGGAACACAAGAAGCCTAACCCTTGAAGAGGCAACAGATACAATACTATTTTGCAGCTCCATCATCCATGATCTTGCATATCAGGCTGCAACTATAGCAATGGAAAAGGAACACTTGGATGAACCACTGGAAGGTTCTGAGCCAACAGTGACTATCCTGGGGAAAACCAATTCTAACAGAAAGTATTCGCCCCGCCGAACTGCCGGCAAGCGCACTGCGAAACCCCAGAAGGCGAGGCCGAGGGGGGCGGTGGAAACTGATGTAAAACCTACTTCCCCTGAGACTGAGAATGATGAGAATAAAGATGAGTCTTTGACACGCAATGTGGGGCTTCCTAACAAGGTAGACAGCAACATAAAGCTCCCTAATAAGCTTGAATCAAAGTGTAATTGCGTCATAATGTGA